In Acidimicrobiales bacterium, a single window of DNA contains:
- the menD gene encoding 2-succinyl-5-enolpyruvyl-6-hydroxy-3-cyclohexene-1-carboxylic-acid synthase encodes MTLQATFAATLVDELVRGGVRHAVVSPGSRSGPLALALAARDDLTLHVRLDERSAAFFAIGTALYSGRPAVMLTTSGTASAEVHAAVLEADLARVPLIVLTADRPPELHQIGAPQTLEQVGLYGAAVRFALAAAPPDESSRTSWRSLGARLVAEASASVAGPGPVHANLPFREPLAGEPDDLPAGAAGGAPWHRVAAGPGVSAAALETLLEAVQGRSGVLLAGGGAAGAAPEELLAFADALGWPVLAEPRALAREPRPGLISHADGIVRSTVARRALRPEVVVRVGAPHASKALGGWCAALGEEGVPELLLDPFGSFEDPERRAGAVLRSDPTSLLGAAAMHLGPGGDLGWGWRERWEMADAIVEEVIASTLGAEPGPTEPGIARALFAGLPAGATLVCSSSMPVRDVEWFAAARSGAPRVLANRGANGIDGVVSTVLGAAAAATAAGEGPVVGLTGDLAFLHDVSALVWGGLEERPPAVLVVVDNGGGGIFDFLDYPGTVEQARYERLFGTPQAADIGEIAAAFGLAVLEAADEQALLGRLDEALSAKRLSVIRLRTGRPANVALHGRLAAAIAAALDERLG; translated from the coding sequence GTGACGCTACAGGCGACCTTCGCGGCGACGCTCGTCGACGAGCTGGTCCGCGGGGGCGTGCGCCACGCCGTCGTGTCGCCGGGCTCCCGCTCGGGGCCGCTCGCGCTCGCGCTCGCGGCGCGCGACGACCTCACGCTGCACGTCCGTCTCGACGAGCGCTCGGCGGCGTTCTTCGCGATCGGCACCGCCCTCTACAGCGGCCGCCCCGCGGTGATGCTCACCACGAGCGGGACCGCCTCGGCGGAGGTGCACGCGGCGGTCCTCGAGGCGGACCTTGCCCGCGTCCCGCTCATCGTCCTCACCGCCGACCGCCCCCCCGAGCTCCACCAGATCGGCGCGCCGCAGACCCTCGAGCAGGTCGGCCTCTACGGCGCCGCGGTGCGCTTCGCCCTCGCCGCGGCGCCACCCGACGAGTCCTCCCGCACGAGCTGGCGCTCGCTCGGCGCCCGCCTCGTCGCCGAGGCGAGCGCCTCGGTCGCCGGCCCCGGCCCGGTGCACGCCAACCTCCCCTTTCGCGAGCCGCTCGCGGGCGAGCCCGACGACCTGCCGGCGGGCGCGGCGGGGGGTGCCCCCTGGCACCGCGTCGCCGCAGGTCCCGGAGTGAGCGCCGCCGCCCTCGAGACACTGCTCGAGGCGGTGCAGGGACGCTCGGGTGTGCTGCTCGCCGGCGGCGGCGCCGCCGGCGCCGCGCCCGAGGAGCTCCTCGCCTTCGCCGACGCGCTCGGCTGGCCGGTGCTCGCCGAGCCGCGGGCGCTCGCCCGTGAGCCCCGCCCCGGCCTCATCAGCCACGCCGACGGCATCGTGCGCTCGACGGTGGCGCGCCGGGCGCTCCGCCCCGAGGTCGTCGTGCGCGTCGGCGCGCCGCACGCCTCCAAGGCCCTCGGCGGCTGGTGCGCGGCCCTCGGCGAGGAGGGGGTCCCCGAGCTCCTCCTCGACCCCTTCGGCAGCTTCGAGGACCCCGAGCGGCGCGCCGGCGCGGTGCTGCGCTCGGATCCGACCTCGCTCCTCGGCGCGGCGGCGATGCACCTCGGCCCCGGGGGCGACCTCGGCTGGGGATGGCGCGAGCGCTGGGAGATGGCCGACGCGATCGTCGAGGAGGTGATCGCGAGCACGCTCGGCGCCGAGCCGGGGCCGACGGAGCCGGGCATCGCCCGCGCCCTGTTCGCCGGCCTGCCCGCGGGCGCGACCCTCGTCTGCTCCTCCTCGATGCCGGTGCGCGACGTCGAGTGGTTCGCCGCCGCCCGATCCGGTGCTCCCCGCGTGCTCGCGAACCGCGGCGCGAACGGCATCGACGGCGTCGTCTCGACCGTGCTCGGGGCGGCGGCCGCCGCGACCGCCGCCGGCGAGGGGCCGGTCGTCGGCCTCACCGGCGACCTCGCCTTCCTGCATGACGTCTCGGCGCTCGTCTGGGGGGGCCTCGAGGAGCGCCCCCCCGCGGTGCTCGTCGTCGTCGACAACGGCGGGGGCGGCATCTTCGACTTCCTCGACTACCCCGGCACCGTCGAGCAGGCCCGCTACGAGCGGCTCTTCGGCACCCCCCAGGCGGCGGACATCGGCGAGATCGCCGCCGCCTTCGGCCTCGCGGTCCTCGAGGCCGCCGACGAGCAGGCGCTGCTCGGCCGCCTCGACGAGGCCCTCTCCGCGAAGCGCCTCAGCGTGATCCGGCTGCGCACCGGGCGTCCGGCGAACGTCGCGCTGCACGGGCGGCTGGCGGCGGCGATCGCCGCCGCCCTCGACGAGCGCCTCGGTTGA
- a CDS encoding flavin reductase family protein, with protein sequence MPHAELVGPFPEGADPVAYDQQRRRLLWSLPSGLYLLSSRAGEERNLMAVSLVSQLATDPKLLGVAVEREAATAALIRGGGAFGLAVLARGERDAVRHFVKPAAHDPAARTLAGTPYTDAPVTGLPVPALAGAFLDCRVTAEHDLGSHLLFVGEVVDALVSDEKALVEPLRMEDTRMSYGG encoded by the coding sequence GTGCCCCACGCCGAGCTGGTCGGACCCTTCCCCGAGGGCGCCGACCCGGTTGCCTACGACCAGCAGCGACGGCGCCTGTTGTGGAGCCTGCCGAGCGGCCTCTACCTGCTCTCGAGCCGGGCCGGCGAGGAGCGCAACCTGATGGCGGTGAGCCTCGTCAGCCAGCTCGCCACCGACCCGAAACTCCTCGGCGTCGCGGTCGAACGGGAGGCGGCGACCGCGGCGCTCATCCGCGGCGGCGGCGCCTTCGGCCTCGCCGTCCTCGCCCGTGGCGAGCGCGACGCGGTCCGCCACTTCGTGAAGCCCGCCGCCCACGACCCTGCGGCACGCACCCTCGCCGGCACCCCGTACACCGACGCGCCGGTGACCGGCCTCCCCGTGCCCGCCCTCGCCGGTGCCTTCCTCGACTGCCGCGTCACCGCCGAGCACGACCTCGGCTCGCACCTCCTGTTCGTCGGTGAGGTCGTCGACGCCCTCGTCTCCGACGAGAAGGCGCTCGTCGAGCCGCTGCGGATGGAGGACACCCGGATGAGCTACGGCGGCTGA
- the menB gene encoding 1,4-dihydroxy-2-naphthoyl-CoA synthase, whose translation MASEEFEPISWKAAGDYNDISYEFGEGIAKITICRPEVRNAFRPQTLFELAAAFDRARDDPKVGVVVLTGEGPDAFCSGGDQRIRGEDGYLGDDDVGSAGIGRLNVLDLQIQIRRLPKPVVAMVAGYAIGGGHVLHLVCDLTIAADNARFGQTGPRVGSFDAGFGAGLLAKTIGAKRAKEIWFLCRQYDAQRAYEMGLVNVVVPLAELEVETVRWCREMLALSPIALRMLKAGFNAADDGLAGVQQLAGDATMLFYMTEEAREGRDAYLEKRRPDFSRFPRRP comes from the coding sequence ATGGCGAGCGAAGAGTTCGAGCCGATCTCCTGGAAGGCGGCCGGCGACTACAACGACATCTCCTACGAGTTCGGTGAGGGGATCGCGAAGATCACCATCTGCCGCCCCGAGGTGCGCAACGCCTTCCGCCCGCAGACACTGTTCGAGCTGGCGGCGGCCTTCGACCGGGCGCGCGACGACCCGAAGGTCGGGGTGGTGGTCCTCACCGGTGAGGGGCCGGACGCCTTCTGCTCCGGCGGTGACCAGCGCATCCGGGGCGAGGACGGCTACCTGGGCGACGACGACGTCGGCTCGGCCGGGATCGGGCGACTCAACGTCTTGGACCTGCAGATCCAGATCCGCCGCCTCCCCAAGCCCGTGGTGGCGATGGTCGCCGGCTACGCGATCGGTGGCGGCCACGTGCTGCACCTCGTCTGTGACCTCACCATCGCCGCCGACAACGCCCGCTTCGGCCAGACCGGCCCGCGCGTCGGCAGCTTCGACGCCGGCTTCGGAGCCGGGCTGCTCGCGAAGACGATCGGCGCCAAGCGGGCCAAGGAGATCTGGTTCCTCTGCCGTCAGTACGACGCCCAGCGGGCCTACGAGATGGGCCTCGTGAACGTCGTCGTCCCCCTCGCCGAGCTCGAGGTCGAGACCGTGCGCTGGTGCCGCGAGATGCTCGCGCTCTCGCCGATCGCGCTGCGCATGCTGAAGGCGGGCTTCAACGCCGCCGACGACGGCCTCGCCGGCGTCCAGCAGCTCGCCGGGGACGCGACGATGCTCTTCTACATGACCGAGGAAGCGCGCGAGGGGCGCGACGCCTACCTCGAGAAGCGCCGCCCCGACTTCTCCCGCTTCCCGCGCCGCCCCTGA
- a CDS encoding alpha/beta fold hydrolase translates to MPPEHLHHERRGSGPRLVLVHGFTQTGASMRKLASRLDDAFEVVTVDLPFHGAAPLPVSSLEEAAELLGATTGRAAYLGYSLGGRLCLTLALAHPELVEALVVVGATAGLKSEEERRERRAADEVLARRLEGDGGIGESERLEVFLADWLAGPLFAHLDAEQADLAARRANSAAGLASALRFLGTGSQQPSHDRLGELTMPVLLLAGARDEKFSAIADEMRAAIGDNATRRLIEDAGHAAPFERPDEVAAEVRRFLAP, encoded by the coding sequence ATGCCCCCCGAACACCTGCACCACGAGCGCCGCGGCAGCGGGCCACGCCTCGTGCTCGTGCACGGCTTCACCCAGACGGGGGCCTCGATGCGCAAGCTCGCCTCGCGCCTCGACGACGCCTTCGAGGTAGTGACGGTCGACCTCCCCTTCCATGGGGCCGCCCCCCTCCCCGTCTCCTCGCTCGAGGAGGCCGCCGAGCTGCTCGGCGCGACGACGGGACGCGCCGCCTATCTCGGCTACTCGCTCGGCGGCCGCCTCTGCCTCACCCTCGCCCTCGCACACCCCGAGCTCGTCGAGGCGCTCGTCGTCGTCGGTGCGACCGCCGGCCTGAAGAGCGAGGAGGAGCGGCGCGAGCGGCGTGCCGCCGACGAGGTGCTGGCGCGGCGCCTCGAAGGTGACGGCGGGATCGGCGAAAGCGAGCGCCTCGAGGTCTTCCTCGCCGACTGGCTGGCCGGCCCCCTCTTCGCCCACCTCGACGCAGAGCAGGCCGACCTCGCGGCGCGCCGCGCGAACAGCGCCGCGGGGCTCGCCTCGGCGCTGCGCTTCCTCGGGACGGGGAGCCAGCAGCCAAGCCATGACCGCCTCGGCGAGCTCACGATGCCGGTGCTGCTCCTCGCCGGGGCGCGCGACGAGAAGTTCTCCGCGATCGCGGACGAGATGCGCGCCGCGATCGGCGACAACGCGACGCGGCGGCTGATCGAGGACGCCGGCCACGCCGCGCCCTTCGAGCGCCCCGACGAGGTCGCCGCCGAGGTGCGCCGCTTCCTCGCCCCCTGA
- a CDS encoding DUF169 domain-containing protein: METTNWQELSLRLTSALHLATSPVAITLSAAAPAGVAPFGAPMSEAAPDGRRGRVPAGCVFWVHGATETFTTAPEDHGNCSVGRVTHGLATLAEVAGNDDVAALLASGWVSEEAVGGIPTVSERPGAVTYGPLAETPESVDPSVVLLRVNGRQMMVLSDALPWLSIEGKPQCHIVALAAERGHPAASVGCALSRARTGMTPDEMTVALPAGQLAESVRAIEATAEVDTVVARYAAQDARRFA, encoded by the coding sequence ATGGAGACGACGAACTGGCAGGAGCTCTCGCTCCGACTGACCTCGGCGCTGCACCTCGCGACGTCACCGGTCGCGATCACGCTCTCCGCGGCCGCGCCCGCGGGCGTGGCCCCCTTCGGCGCTCCGATGAGCGAGGCGGCGCCCGACGGCCGCCGCGGGCGGGTGCCCGCCGGCTGCGTCTTCTGGGTGCACGGCGCGACCGAGACCTTCACGACCGCCCCCGAGGACCACGGGAACTGCTCCGTCGGACGGGTGACGCACGGCCTCGCCACCCTGGCCGAGGTCGCCGGCAACGACGACGTCGCCGCGCTGCTCGCGTCGGGTTGGGTGAGCGAGGAGGCCGTCGGTGGCATCCCGACGGTGAGCGAGCGGCCCGGCGCGGTCACCTACGGCCCGCTCGCCGAGACCCCCGAGAGCGTCGACCCGAGCGTCGTCCTCCTGCGGGTGAACGGCCGGCAGATGATGGTGCTCTCCGACGCCCTCCCGTGGCTGTCGATCGAGGGCAAGCCGCAGTGCCACATCGTCGCCCTCGCCGCCGAGCGCGGCCACCCCGCGGCGAGCGTCGGCTGCGCGCTGAGCCGGGCGCGCACGGGGATGACCCCCGACGAGATGACCGTCGCCCTCCCCGCCGGCCAGCTCGCCGAGAGCGTGCGCGCCATCGAGGCGACCGCCGAGGTGGACACGGTCGTCGCCCGCTACGCCGCGCAGGACGCCCGCCGCTTCGCGTAG
- the tyrS gene encoding tyrosine--tRNA ligase: MPRLSEDLAFRGLVQQVSDPELLPLLDKGGVTAYIGFDPTADSLHIGNLLQLCNLRRLQLAGNRPIVLAGGATGMIGDPGGKSEERQLRTREEIEANLVGIRTELERFLDFSEAAGPTRAVLEDNADWLYDYPLVEFLRDVGKHFTVNQMVAKEMVRNRLENPEESISFTEFSYMLLQATDFLRLFDEHDCRLQMGASDQWGNITMGIDLIRRSRNAKAYALTCPLVLKADGTKFGKSESGAVFLSPRRTSPYALYQFFLRTEDEMVGTHLRYFTFLEHEEILALDVESRERPGARAAQRRLAEEVVLLVHGPAELHRAVAASEALYSEDLAALDEETLLMALADAPSSEVARSILDAGWPVVDALVQSGLVASKAQARTTVAQGGAYLNNRRVREPEQQVAAEDLIAGRYLVLRRGRRELHLVRFT; the protein is encoded by the coding sequence GTGCCGCGCCTCTCCGAAGACCTCGCCTTCCGGGGCCTCGTCCAGCAGGTGAGCGACCCCGAGCTGCTCCCGCTTCTCGACAAGGGCGGGGTCACCGCCTACATCGGCTTCGACCCTACGGCGGACAGCCTGCACATCGGCAACCTCCTGCAGCTCTGCAACCTCCGCCGCCTGCAGCTCGCCGGCAACCGGCCGATCGTGCTCGCCGGCGGGGCGACGGGGATGATCGGCGATCCCGGGGGCAAGTCCGAGGAGCGTCAGCTCCGCACCCGTGAGGAGATCGAGGCCAACCTCGTCGGCATCCGCACCGAGCTCGAGCGTTTCCTCGACTTCTCCGAGGCCGCCGGGCCGACGCGTGCCGTGCTCGAGGACAACGCGGACTGGCTCTATGACTACCCGCTCGTCGAGTTCCTGCGCGACGTCGGCAAGCACTTCACCGTCAATCAGATGGTCGCCAAGGAGATGGTGCGCAACCGCCTCGAGAACCCCGAGGAGAGCATCTCGTTCACCGAGTTCAGCTACATGCTGCTGCAGGCGACGGACTTCCTCCGTCTCTTCGACGAGCACGACTGCCGCCTGCAGATGGGGGCGAGCGACCAGTGGGGGAACATCACGATGGGCATCGACCTCATCCGGCGCAGCCGCAACGCCAAGGCCTACGCCCTCACCTGCCCGCTCGTCCTGAAGGCCGACGGTACCAAGTTCGGGAAGTCGGAGTCGGGGGCGGTCTTCCTCTCCCCCCGCCGCACGAGCCCCTACGCGCTCTACCAGTTCTTCCTCCGCACCGAGGACGAGATGGTCGGCACCCACCTCCGCTACTTCACCTTCTTGGAGCACGAGGAGATCCTCGCCCTCGACGTGGAGAGCCGGGAAAGGCCGGGCGCGCGCGCCGCCCAGCGGCGCCTCGCCGAGGAGGTCGTCCTCCTCGTGCACGGCCCCGCCGAGCTGCACCGCGCCGTCGCCGCCTCGGAGGCCCTCTACTCCGAGGACCTCGCCGCCCTCGACGAGGAGACGCTCCTCATGGCGCTCGCCGACGCTCCCTCCTCCGAGGTGGCGCGCAGCATCCTCGACGCCGGTTGGCCGGTGGTCGACGCCCTCGTGCAAAGCGGCCTCGTCGCCTCCAAGGCACAGGCGCGCACCACCGTCGCCCAGGGAGGCGCCTACCTCAACAACCGCCGCGTCCGCGAGCCCGAGCAGCAGGTGGCGGCGGAGGACCTGATCGCCGGCCGCTACCTGGTGCTCCGCCGCGGCCGGCGCGAGCTCCACCTCGTCCGCTTCACGTGA
- a CDS encoding maleylpyruvate isomerase family mycothiol-dependent enzyme: protein MSGLGRACAPPAHLGGAPLGDRHVAEAITEHLPESEDLESFHGGWPPDAALLDWFDEGLAALLVALEEAPEDLRCFAFLPAPSASAFWARRQAHETAVHALDAELAAGSGGALAPLFSADGLDELLGGFVPRLGRRLSSAAGEHLVVRTTDTGHAFSLAIGATGTTTEGAGAVGEEVIADAPGDAALAGAAADLYRWGWARGGREGLVLTGDAAVVEHFEEAVHIRW, encoded by the coding sequence CTGTCCGGGCTGGGACGTGCGTGCGCTCCTCCGGCACACCTCGGGGGTGCACCGCTGGGCGACCGCCACGTCGCCGAGGCGATCACCGAGCACCTGCCCGAGAGCGAGGACCTCGAGTCCTTCCACGGCGGCTGGCCGCCCGACGCGGCGCTCCTCGACTGGTTCGACGAGGGTCTCGCCGCCCTGCTCGTCGCGCTCGAGGAGGCGCCGGAGGACCTCCGCTGCTTCGCCTTCCTCCCCGCGCCGAGCGCGAGCGCCTTTTGGGCGCGGCGCCAGGCGCACGAGACGGCGGTGCACGCGCTCGACGCCGAGCTCGCCGCCGGGAGCGGCGGCGCGCTCGCCCCGCTCTTCAGCGCCGACGGCCTCGACGAGCTGCTCGGCGGCTTCGTGCCGCGGCTCGGCCGTCGCCTCTCCTCAGCGGCGGGGGAGCACCTCGTGGTGCGCACCACCGACACAGGCCACGCCTTCTCGCTCGCGATCGGCGCGACGGGGACGACGACCGAAGGGGCCGGCGCCGTCGGCGAGGAGGTGATCGCCGACGCCCCCGGCGACGCCGCGCTCGCCGGCGCGGCCGCCGACCTCTACCGGTGGGGCTGGGCGCGGGGCGGGCGCGAGGGGCTCGTCCTCACCGGCGACGCCGCGGTGGTCGAGCACTTCGAGGAGGCCGTCCACATCCGCTGGTGA
- a CDS encoding 1,4-dihydroxy-2-naphthoate polyprenyltransferase, whose product MASAAEWVAAARPRTLPASISPVAVGVGVAAAAGPVSWWRALLTLLVSLSVQVGTNYANDYSDGVRGTDAVRSGPARLVASGRATPAAVKRAAFATFGFGALCGLAVALSRSPWLVLVGAACIAAGWFYTGGSHPYGYAGLGELFVFVFFGLVGVVGSTYAASGHLYALAFLASLPVGLLTVAILVVNNLRDIPTDADVGKRTLAVRIGAPATRALYLALIACSFALLATIAPRRPASLIALAAVLTAVAPTRAVRSGATGRALIPALGETGRLELLFSALLAIGIAL is encoded by the coding sequence ATGGCCTCGGCGGCGGAGTGGGTCGCCGCGGCGCGTCCGCGCACTCTCCCCGCCTCGATCTCCCCGGTCGCCGTCGGCGTCGGGGTGGCGGCCGCCGCCGGCCCGGTGAGCTGGTGGCGCGCCCTGCTCACGCTCCTCGTCTCGCTGTCGGTGCAGGTCGGCACCAACTACGCGAACGACTACTCCGACGGCGTGCGCGGCACCGACGCGGTGCGCTCCGGCCCGGCCCGCCTCGTCGCCTCCGGCCGGGCGACGCCCGCCGCGGTGAAGCGCGCCGCCTTCGCGACTTTCGGCTTCGGGGCGCTCTGCGGCCTCGCCGTCGCACTCTCGCGTTCGCCGTGGCTCGTCCTCGTCGGCGCGGCCTGCATCGCCGCGGGCTGGTTCTACACCGGGGGCTCCCACCCCTACGGCTACGCAGGCCTCGGCGAGCTCTTCGTCTTCGTCTTCTTCGGCCTCGTGGGCGTGGTGGGGAGCACCTACGCGGCGAGCGGCCACCTCTACGCGCTCGCCTTCCTCGCCTCGCTGCCCGTCGGGCTGCTCACGGTCGCGATCCTCGTCGTCAACAACCTGCGCGACATCCCGACCGACGCCGACGTCGGGAAGCGCACCCTCGCGGTGCGCATCGGGGCGCCGGCGACGCGTGCCCTCTACCTGGCGCTCATCGCCTGCTCGTTCGCCCTGCTCGCGACGATCGCCCCCCGCCGCCCGGCATCGCTGATCGCGCTCGCCGCGGTCCTCACCGCGGTGGCGCCGACCCGCGCCGTCCGCTCCGGCGCGACGGGGAGGGCGCTCATCCCCGCGCTCGGCGAGACCGGGCGTCTCGAGCTCCTCTTCTCGGCGCTGCTCGCGATCGGGATCGCGCTGTGA